GCCAAATCGAACTGAAGGGTGTGCTGGTTGTGTTGCAAGTCGTATTTGATGCAATCGTAGATATCCGGTATTTTCGAGATGTCGTAGCTCTTGCTTTTGGTACAGAAATCCTTCTCGATCTTTCCCCAGCGGCGGCCCATCAACTCCCACGTTTCGCCATGATACAACGTCGCGTCGCGTGTTTTCGGATCATCTCGCTTCACCGCCACGACCGCCATCAGCGAACGAATCAGCGAGTGGACGTGGGAGCAGCATTGTACCGGGTTCTTCACGAAATTCATTGCCAGGTTGATGCTGATCGCGTTACCTGGATTGATGGCGGTCCGATCTTCGGACGTAAACTCGCGATCAGTCTGCATAAGCTCGTGGAGGCGTGACTTGGCCATGTTCTGGTACTTGCTCGAATCACAATCATTGTCGAGCAATCCGTTCGTGTTGGCGCTCTTCACCATCTGCACCAGAATCGGCGTTAACTCACCCTCGAGCGCTAGCAAACCCTTGGCgaaagctgctgctgtcatCTGGACGCGACCCTCGTCTGAAGCGTAGATCTTGAGGTCATGCCGAAAGGTTGAGTGCAGCCGGAGCAAACCAAGTCCCTGCGTTCCGGGTCCTTCGCTTACGCCTGGCTGCCGGCTCTGGCCCCCTGGATACATGCACCGAAAGATACGGCCCATTTCTTCTGCCTGgatgcggccggccggtgtcaATTCACCACCCCACTTGAGGATCAGCACCAGTGAAGGTTCTTTCGGTACATCTGCTATTGACGAAAAGCAAGTACACGAAAAATGTTCATTTTTTATCCTCTAGTATAAGGTATAGCAGTCATACAAACAATTTATACATgcaattcaaaacaaaaacgacacATGAGGCGTAATATAATAAGATGTGCTTCAAAGCACAATAAACCTGCGTGAGGACATACtacccccaaaaacccatgTTGTACGCCAAATGCCTATGCTTTGGCCACACACAGACATTTTGcaataaagaagaaaaaatgtcCCAAAAGGAGCAAAGTAGCTCAATGCTCCGTGCCTGTTTGCTGCAACAATTGCACATGCGAGGTGCACCATCCATTCCCTGATCACACCTCCGTCTTTCCATGTAAAGTGATTGCCATTATTATTGCAGCGGAAGAGAGGACTAACAGAGATCAACCAAATATCATTTTCACTGATTCCGCAAACGTTTTACGCAAGGCTCTGGAAAAAAAGTTCCATAAAAGATCCTCTCACACAACACATAGAAAATGTTCTAATACACAACATCTCCTTCTGATGGATCCCTGGCAGAGTATAAAAGAGTATAAATGCGTACGCATGTACACAACAAACTGTTAATTCTGGTACGCTTTCTGATTATTTGCAAGAAAACGTGTAATTCGTATAAAAAGCATTGTATTTGTATTGTACCATGTTTGTGTGTACATTGTATAATAAGCATAAAACAGCATGCAATAGCATGGTAACCATGGGAAAAGGCAcgacaaagaaacaaatacaccaaagaaaacaaaacgtacTGCAATCATGTTTACCATCGTCTGAGCTCGAACCGCGCGGCCGTCCCTTGGGTTGATATTTCATTTGCACTTTACGATTGATACCGGAAAAGTGTCCGTACCTATATCAAGATCGGTACAATAATTAAAGGGTCCCACGGAGATTGAACACAAGTAACAGACACTCACATTTCCAACACGCTTTTGAGCTGCTCCAGTTTACTCTGTTTCTCCTCAATCTCCGAATCAGCCGCCTTGGTCTGTATTTCCGCCAACAACGATCGGGCAATGTCCAGGATCTCCTGGAGCTGCTTCGGCCGCTTAAGCTTGATGTGTCCGAATCGGTAGCCGTCGTACTTTTCAAAAATCTCAAAAAACTTCTGATGACGCACCTCGACCTTCATCTTCTGTTTCGGGGTGCGGTCCCCGTGTCTGATGACGGCAGTTACACACCGTAGTTCCATCATCTTGCCAAACGTTGTTGGTACAATTGGCGGATCGTCCAGTTGAAACGGAACCGACCACGGTATGTGAAGCTGAGGGGCCAACTCGCGCAGTATCATGTTGCCGAGTATCTTTGCGCAGTCATCGTAATACttgttcgagtttttcacGAAACTAAAGCCATTCACGTCGCACACGAACGATTTACCATTGGCTCGGAGCAGATCAAACCCACAAACGGTTTGTTTGAACGCGAGACATACCTTGCGCGAGATCAGCTTTTCCGCGTTGCCCAGGATCACAGGGTATCGAATCTCTTTGCCATCGCTGTCCCGTTCAACCTTCCCATCCAAAGCTGGGCTCTTTCTCGCTTCGGCATGCGCATAGTCCGGGCCGACCGTGTACACCTTCACATCCGTACCGTCAGTGGGCATAAAGTCTTCGTAAATGAAAGATCCCGTCTTTCGGACGCGAGACTCGGGCGAGTAAACGCTGCTGCGACTGCCAATTTTGCGAAATAGTCGTTgactgccaccaccagccgatGTCGGGTAGTAGATGTAAATATTGTGATCCTCTGCCGAGACCGGTTTCTCGACGAACGGTTTGTTGAAAACAATGCCATTCACCTCGACGTGATCCTCCGACTCGACCAGCTCGTGCTCTGCCAGATACGATGAAGAGTTTCGATACTGATATTAAGCATTCACACATACTATTAGAAGAGTTGTTTTACTTACGTTTTGGATCTAGAGAATCGCGATCGAGTACGGCATAGCGCGGTATTTCGATGCCTTCGTGTTCAAGGATTGCATAGACACGGCGACGGTCCTGATTacagattttgttttttttaaatcccaGATTTTATACACCAACCCAAGAACTATAACAATCACACCACAGACCTACTacgacagattttttttttcatttaatccATTATACCGACCTGTATGTCAAACTGCATGTGAAGATTGTTGATAACGTAAGGCTGACGCAGCTGAGCGTACTGGATAGCTTTGTCGAGCGGGAAACCCTTTGAATGGAACGAGATCAGACAGTCGCACTGCGGCCAGCGGTCGACCGGCTCATTGAGAATAATCTCTTCGCCCAGCACCACCATACGGATGTACTCAAACTCCTGCAGGCGCGTCAATATCTCCTTCATCGGTTTGGACTGCGACTTCTTTGACATGGCACATACGGCCACCACGACCTGCTTGCCGGAGTTGGACGATTCGTCTGAATCGAGCCCATCAGTCGGTTCGAGATCGCCCTACGagcatgaaaagaaaaacggaaaacggaagcttGTAAGCAACAACGCGTGTGGCAAGTGAGAAAACTGCATGTTATCCTTTCATATTACTCCATAAATAGCTGGCATCTTTTTTTACGCGATTAGACACTACATTGATACCCACTGAAGAAAGTTCAGCGAATTTCAGTTGTCTAACAAgcgcaaaactaattgatgCAAATCAGCCCCGGTTTACCACTTGCATTGCAAGGCAAGCCATAAGCACAAGATTTATCCATGAAAAGTGTGCACGTTCACTGAATGAATCGTTGCTTAAAaatagaagaaagaaaatataaaaaaaaatacaaaaactcAGCATACATTGATGCATTCATCACAGCCGCAGTACTCGTCGTTGTCAACCGTTTCATTTTCGGTTTCGCTATCGCTCGCGTACATGATTCCGGAACCGGCATCGGCATACCGATCCGCAGCCAACACACCGTCCTCAAGGACTACGGACGTCTCGGCATAAGTTCGTTCAGCTTGATTTTCCGGCGTAGAATCGTGCCGCAGGCGAATCCGTCGGCAGCCTGGTTGCCTCACCGATCCTGCTTCAAGATCGACCGCCGGAGACTGCAGGTCGCCGCTAGCCACTGTCGACGGTGGCGGGGATGAGGATTCGGAAGAGCTTGGCGTGCTTCGCCGTAACCGATGCTGCTGTAAATGCCGCAGGTGTCCATCGGTGCGCCTTCCACGGCGGAACTTTGCCAGGCGCCACCAGTCCCGTAGCCATGACCATTCCATTCAGCTCCAGGAGAACTACAATCACTTCGCACCACGCAGGCCGACGACAataacgcacacacaatcTTCGGACTCGAACGTGTCACTATTTGTTGGGTTGTTTGGCGGGAAACATACACACCGTGCCTGTGGAACCGTCCCACTACTTTTTCATCCACCaagagttgttttttttgttaagttatGTCTTGCAAAGTTACTTGATAAAACTGTTCAACTATTTGACCCTTCGGAAGTgactcgtccgtagatcatccgtctgccCGCTGGACCGGGTtcatcggtttcggtgcctgAAAGCCGTCTGTTCTTAAGTTTGACAGTGCCTCAAACTTGAGTGGACAACTTTCCATTGGTGTTGATGCACAAATCTTGCGCTCAGAAACCAACGCTTCgtttttgcaccaccaccaaaaaacCGGTACAGTAATAACTCTACGACCCACGACCTCGCCAAATGTTTTTCGCACTTTAGTTGAACTATCTTTTTGGTGCATTTAGGTTAGGAGAAAGTAACCGATTCGTGAGCTGCATTTCATTCAAACGGCTACCAGCTATAATTAGACACCCATTGAAGATGCGCCGAACACTCGATATCAAATCCGATTGGGCACGAAATATTTGCGATCGAACCTGTCCACGAGTCGAGTTGAGTGAGGCCAAGATGCAGGTTCAAGGTGCCGATCGGTGGTAACGAAATAATGTGTGGATATCGGTGTATTCCAACGTGTTTCTCGAAAAGCGCTTTTCAAGCACACGGCTACCAATGCCGCTAAATTGTGTGTCTCTGTGGTGAAAATTTAGAAACATTCTGCCTACGGGCAACGTGAGTATTTCGAGTCTCAAGTGCTGACGCACATGGATGTATTTAGCACACTCTAATTGACATCAACAACCGAAGACCAAAGAACAAGCCTAGGCTATGCAGAGCGCTAACAAGCGCTCGAACGAGAGATGATAAGACGTGGAAACGACTTTAAGACACCATACAGCGAGTGTGGACTGTATGGGTATGAATTTCTACCAGTTCACTCGAGATCACGTTGCGCCAACAACCCTGGAAGTCGACTGGAAGAATCAATGTGAGCCGAATCCTGACTCAGCTGCTGATTAATGGCCAAAAAATCATGATTCCGATTAGGTAATAGGGGGTGAAAACTTAGCCACTTTCAAGCTGCTGCTCTAATGTGTGCCTGGACGAAAACCATGTCCAGTTCCAACTAATTACTTGACCATGTTATTGCATTGCTgggaacacacacgcgaactGTATACTTTAGTGGGCCCGGTCGATTATCTTATCTTGCATTAGACGGATGCGAAAGGATGGCTTGACGCCCTTGACGATCGACAATTTTACACATATACACGCACTTCATACACGCAACCTTGAAGGCATTAAACTACGTAGGTGACTCCATAGGACATTAGGGAAAACAGCTTCCTCGTTTTATGCGGCGTGAAGAAAACCTTGATTGCAGACTGAAGATGATTTTCCAGCACTCGCAAAGCAAGTCCCTTACCGCAAGGTAACACAGCGGATGGAAGCGTGAGAAAGATAAATCTGTGAAacaggcacgcacgcacgcgaaaCAAGCACGCAGTTTGCGTAAGCGCAGAGTGACGATGCACGCCCAACCTGCTCACGATTCGGCGTATGAGAGGAGACTGTCTGTTTTGGTAGCAGTTTGAATTTTTCTGGACCGTACTGCGCACCAACGATGCACACCTCTCGGCGGCCTATATGGGGCATATCGCAGGCCCAGCCAGGGCCAATGATAAATAAACACTGATCTGCTGGTTAggggttgtttttgtgttggaGCGGCAAACCAACGAAACAACGTACAGCGTATCAGCTGGGAGCATGTGCTTGATTCGTCTACATCTACATAAATGCTTATCAGACCGATGAAGAGAGTGATGACACGGTGTATCAGGATTGTACTCCGTGTAGTCTACCTGTCTCCTGTCTGCTATTGCGCCAACATTGTTATCGTCAAAGTCAGTTAGTAGCACCGTCGCACCTTGCGTAGTTAAAGTCTGAGCGTAAGCGTAAGCGTAAGGGGCTGCTGAAAGCATTAGGTAGCAATTAAGAATGTACACAGTGgcctattattattattacaacgacattttttttgctgctttttgtAACTGACCTTTAGAGGGGAGCTCGTTGCCGACACCGCCCGATCCCTCCAGGCTAGTATACCCAACCAGAAGATGGATATTCGTAAAATGTGTTATCGCTCTGTACTGCTAAGGCGTGTTCAAAGGGGTGTAGGGGAGAAGAGCCTATAGAACCGAGCAACTGACTTCAGTTATCAAGCTTTGTTCAGTCGGGGGTCCATCACCCCTTCCCAGTTGCCCAGTCCGTTCCTCTAAGATCCCCAGTCCGCTGTCGGGGTGTGTTCGGTGCAGCAAGATCGCACGATCGAGTTGTCAGCCATTCTCTGAGGCACTGAGCTGGCACTGACGGCTACAGTGCCTGTTTTGTTAAGTTAGACTAAGTTGCTGGGAAAATGAACCAACCACTACTTAAGTAATTAATTGCAAATAATAAGCATTTACTACACACTATGTACTCACTATGTATTCATTCACGTTCTGCAATCCATGTTGTGTATGACAGTTTCCCAACCCAGACATGTTAACAAAAGAAAATCCAGTACATCATGAATGACTAACCTCATCGCCAACGTAGaatccgggccggccggaggtAGCTTGAATTGCACCGCCTTCTCCATCACTGGATGAAGCCTGCTTAAGGCTGTGGTAACCACTCTCCAGCTCAGTGTAAGACATCGTAGTCCCTTTTGTACAGTCTCTTTTCGTGAACTAACGAGCCCAATAAATACCACCACAGCACACCATTCAACCCTGTACAACGATGGACGAATTCTTGAAAAGAATCggacattttaaattttggcATCACACACACGATGGTGGTAGGATCATGAAACCATCTTCCTGATCCTTTGCCGTTGGCTCGCGGTCATCGTCCCCGCTATGTATGCGATCTGCATCATATTGAAGCAAAACTCGAGTTTAAAACCATTGCCAATGCGAAAGTGGACCCAGGGAGACCGAATGCTACATTTATAGTCGTAAAGACCTACGTGTtgtttacgatttttttttattgggaTGTTGATTGGTTGCTTGGTTTGCAATGTAGTATAATCATAATTGCATCAACCTTTCGCTGTACGAGATTTCTCATTGCAATCGACCTTGATCGATTTCATAGAAAGGCTATGGATGGGCTTTGGATAGCAATCACCAACGAATGATTAgcgattccgttttttttttgcgttctaCGATAAAGCTAAACGTTGCAATGCTTTGCATTACACAATAACACTAATTAAAGGACGATGAATTGCATCCCTTGCCCCACGCCCCCTGTACTAGCTAACCAGTGGCGGCGGAGCATAAGGAGGAGGTTTTCTCGCATCGGGaacattagaaaaaaaaacacacacaggctgTCCACTTTTCACAGCCAACACTTCATTATAAAACGTTTCTACCGAACGTTAAACGAACACATCACGATCGACGACCCAGGGTCACCTTGACTAAGAAGGATGCACTTGGTATATTGTGTTGGTTTATGGTCCATCTCGCGTATTGTATTTTAACGAACAGTCCATCCAGGACTAGGTATCACAAGGACCTTCCGTCGGGACGGCGTGGCGGACGTGCAACTGAATGTATTGGACCACACGCGGTGGTTTGACATTACGAGGGGTACGGTTGATTCAAGGTTGTCATGAACAAACAAGCTCTACAAAAATGTTTCTCTCGGAATGGTGCTGAAACCGGAGCGATGTTATAGATGGCCGGGTGAGACGTTACCAGTATAGGCAACTTTGTAGAATGTGTACCATTATGCAACGTTATATAGGCAGCGACCCAGGCAGGTAAGTTCTACGTCGTAATGGGTGCATCTATCAATTCTCTCGCAGTATAGGCTTTGAAGGAGTCTTCTTTTGGAGCCTGATCGCTCAAAGTGTCTATGATTCATCAACAAAAATGGCATAGGATACATATACATACATTATTTCACACCACTCTGGCAGGTGTCCGCCGATTTCCGACTTCAAATTCGCCTCTCGACTGTTGTCTCAGCCACTGTCCTTGTCGTGCCCCGAGCCCCTCTCGTGTTGCGCTTTACACCCGTATTTCGTTTGACAGCTGACATACAATAACACCGTGTGGAgaggaaagaaagcaaaaccattttttctcgtttctgtCAGACAGGGGAAAAAGTAAACTTCATCTAGCCGATCGAGGGGCTACGTATTCGCGGAGTGTTGTaatccgttcgttcgttcgcatACCCCCCCGGTGGTCGATTATCCAGCCTTTTCCGAGTCGCGAACGTACGCGGCACAAGGATGGCATTCTCGGTGCTAAACACGGTGGCTAGGCGGGCCAACTTGAACGTTTATGTAACCAGCGGCCTGCTGAAGAGCGCGGCCGCTTTACATAATGTACAGCCGGTGCGTGGCGCGGGCAAATGGTTCCCGGACGAGGAATTTATTGACCAGTTCAAAGGTCCGGTCATGTACCCGGACGAAGTAACATCCCGCTGGAAGTTGCCACCGTGGAATAGCAAGATCGCCCCGGTGGAGAAGACGGTTCGGAACATGAGCCTAAACTTTGGGCCCCAGCACCCAGCGGCGCACGGTGTCCTGCGGCTCGTGCTGGAACTGGACGGCGAAACGGTGATGCGGGCGGATCCGCACATCGGGCTGCTGCACCGGGGAACCGAGAAGTTGATTGAGTATAAAACCTTCACCCAGGCACTGCCGTACTTCGATCGGCTCGACTACGTCTCCATGATGTGCAACGAGCAGTGCTACTCGCTTGCCGTCGAAAAGCTGCTCAACATCGATGTTCCGTTGCGTGCCAAGTACATCCGGGTGCTGTTTGGTGAGATTACCCGCATCCTCAACCACATCATGGCGGTCGGGACGCACGCGTTGGACGTTGGCGCGCTAACACCGTTCTTCTGGCTGTTCGAGGAGCGCGAAAAAATGATGGAATTTTACGAACGCGTTTCTGGTGCACGTATGCACGCGGCCTACATCCGACCGGGCGGTGTGTCCCAGGACCTGCCCCTCGGGCTACTTGACGATATATACGAGTTTGCGTCCAAGTTTGGCGAACGGTTGGACGAAGTAGAGGACGTGCTGACCACGAATCGCATCTGGGTACAGCGTACCGTTGACATCGGCATCGTGTCAGCCGAGGATGCACTCAACTATGGCTTCAGCGGTGTCATGCTGCGCGGTTCCGGCATCAAGTGGGATCTGCGCAAGTCACAGCCGTACGATGCGTACGATCGCGTAGAGTTCGACGTGCCGATCGGTACCAAGGGCGACTGTTACGATCGGTACCTGTGCCGTATCGAAGAAATGCGTCAATCGCTCCGCATCATCGACCAGTGTCTCAATCAAATGCCGGCCGGCGAGATCAAGACGGATGACGCCAAACTAACACCGCCATCGCGCGGCGAAATGAAGCACTCGATGGAGGCGCTCATCCACCACTTTAAGCTGTTCACGCAAGGATACCAGGTGCCACCGGGGACAACGTACACCGCGGTCGAAGCACCGAAGGGCGAGTTTGGTATCTATCTAGTGGCGGACGGTTCCAGCAAGCCGTACCGTTGCAAGATCAAGGCGCCCGGCTTCGCACATCTGGCAGCCCTCGACAAGATCGGTCGTCACCACATGCTGGCCGACGTGGTAGCCATCATCGGTACGCTGGATGTCGTGTTCGGAGAAATCGATCGCTAATCATGAGCAAGCCCATGatgtttttcatcatttttccGAGCGCCCggaaacacaacacactctCGCGTCGCTGTGGTTCGGTGGAGAACGGTCCATCGGTTCTCGTTCCTCGTTGAATCAGCAATCAAGATCAGCTTTCAACATGAAATGAAGAATGAAGCAAATGAAATACGGAAGGTTGACGAGTGAAGAATATACAAATGTTACAATGaaacaaatgataaaaaagcgaaaatcaGCATGAAAAGAAGAATGAAGCAAATGAAATACGGAAGGTTGGCGAGTGAAGAATATACAAATGATACAATGaaacaaatgataaaaaagcgaaaatacGAACGAATTcgaagcaaatgaaacgagTGTtaactaataataaataaatcgagAATAAAAAGTACGGTTGTTTTTGCCTTACAAAAGGGCCATTTCTGTTGCATGGCTCAATCGACCTCTGCAATTGATCAATCTGCAAAATTGACTGCGTGTTCCGTTTGTGATAGTACTAAATATCCGCCgttaacaaacaaaattgcaGGTACTATGCACGCGTTTCCTTCACATTTAGATTGTTTGGATCGTCGAAACATAGGATGCGTGTTCCTGGGAAATTAGTGCTAAATGTTGGCGACAAACCGAAAGCTTCCGAGGTGTTAACTGCCTACTTAAAGCAGTGCAACGAGCCACCATGGACGTCTTACTTCATTAAGGCAAGTTTAGAAACAACGCTTAGTTTGAACGAGTTCATCCAACATGCTACATCTTATACATCTGActtctttttaaatttgaaataaaaatatattatttcTAGCACCGTGACGTAATAAACGATCAATTTGGTAGGTCGCACTTCAACTGGACCCTCGATACCGGCACCAACTACCATATCTTGCGGACTGGATGCTTTCCCTACATGAAGTACCACTGTACCAAGCGCCCCATTCAGGATCTGACCCTCGACGACTACTTTTTCCGTTGTATCAAAGTAGTAAATCTGGGCATACCGCCACTTTTTTACGGGCTGGCAGCAGTCTTTCTCATCCGGCATACCGAGCTGGTCGAGATGGGTAGCTACGGCCGGGTGCCGATTTACTTTCTTTACGAGGAACACAAAGGTTCACAGTATTGAATCTTAATGCATTCTCCAGTCAGAAAAAAGTGTGTATGTAGTACGAAATGTAATAATGGTGTAAAATAGATCAAATAATCTCGAATAAGTAATATATTATAAATGCGGCgcagtccgttcttctaaaattaaaaaaatgtaccaTATTAGACCATTTAAAACTagttcatttgttttattgcaattcgttcgccaaaaaggatatACGTATCGTGTGTGGGTATGCGGGCCTCGGACGCTAAGTTCCTGTGCTTCGCGCGTTTCTACTTGTCTTATAATAATTTCGTTTAGAAGACTACCGCAGAAAGCGTGTAACCATTGAACCACTCCGCCAAAGggtaattaaaaaaaacggtaaacatTAGGGTAAAttgtgaaagaaaaacggttttcatcgtttcttttttcaatcTGAAAGCACAGATTCCTGAACAGGTGCAAAATACAGCATTTATGTCGGTATTGTACGTAATCGAATAGAACAGAATAACTTCATTGCCGTGCTTTAACTTTTTCTACATTTCCATATCTTCTTACTAAATGTATCTTCTCTATTCCTTCTCCTGTATGCAAGtcaaacgaaacaattgaaaataGCTCAAACATCAAATCGTCTCGCCTAGAAGAGCGGGTTCTAGGTGTCGCAAGTATGTACTAATGCAGCTCTTCCTAAGTCAATCACGATGTCAAGCGTCTCTAACAACTTCAACGGCCGCAGCTGAATGAAACTACTTGGTACTTCTTTCACCATGTTTTAATGGAACGTTTGCAAGGGGgaaatgagaaagaaaacctGAATCGCGATAAAACTCGAACGTAGCGTGTTGCAATAGATAGTATATCTTACAGTGTGGCTTCTTAGTGAACAAAGCACAATTTCTTTATTCGTCTACATTTGATCGTGACATTGCTTAGCTCGTGGATGCGAGATTTATTGTTAAATAGCGTTTTCAGTAAGGCTTCAATTCAATCATACATAATCTGGGCTACTCATACATATCCTATAATCTACAGCTTCTAAATACtggtaattaatatttcttcttctggaagtgtgtatgtgtgtagctttcatttgttttattttcgatttcatttgtttactttatA
This window of the Anopheles cruzii chromosome X, idAnoCruzAS_RS32_06, whole genome shotgun sequence genome carries:
- the LOC128271094 gene encoding uncharacterized protein C15orf61 homolog, with the protein product MCTIMQRYIGSDPGRYYARVSFTFRLFGSSKHRMRVPGKLVLNVGDKPKASEVLTAYLKQCNEPPWTSYFIKHRDVINDQFGRSHFNWTLDTGTNYHILRTGCFPYMKYHCTKRPIQDLTLDDYFFRCIKVVNLGIPPLFYGLAAVFLIRHTELVEMGSYGRVPIYFLYEEHKGSQY
- the LOC128271046 gene encoding NADH-ubiquinone oxidoreductase 49 kDa subunit-like, which encodes MAFSVLNTVARRANLNVYVTSGLLKSAAALHNVQPVRGAGKWFPDEEFIDQFKGPVMYPDEVTSRWKLPPWNSKIAPVEKTVRNMSLNFGPQHPAAHGVLRLVLELDGETVMRADPHIGLLHRGTEKLIEYKTFTQALPYFDRLDYVSMMCNEQCYSLAVEKLLNIDVPLRAKYIRVLFGEITRILNHIMAVGTHALDVGALTPFFWLFEEREKMMEFYERVSGARMHAAYIRPGGVSQDLPLGLLDDIYEFASKFGERLDEVEDVLTTNRIWVQRTVDIGIVSAEDALNYGFSGVMLRGSGIKWDLRKSQPYDAYDRVEFDVPIGTKGDCYDRYLCRIEEMRQSLRIIDQCLNQMPAGEIKTDDAKLTPPSRGEMKHSMEALIHHFKLFTQGYQVPPGTTYTAVEAPKGEFGIYLVADGSSKPYRCKIKAPGFAHLAALDKIGRHHMLADVVAIIGTLDVVFGEIDR